One window of the Populus nigra chromosome 4, ddPopNigr1.1, whole genome shotgun sequence genome contains the following:
- the LOC133692890 gene encoding protein CELLULOSE SYNTHASE INTERACTIVE 3-like, whose product MVEDRGKEVVVDIQSVEDWLCHAQELVPVAVDKAREVKGFPGRWKMIISKLEQIPSRLSDLSSHPCFSKNSLCKEQLQAVSKTLKEAIELAILCMGENSCGKLRTQSDLDALSGKLDLNLRDCGLLIKTGVLGEATMPSAVAGSSTEPEAAIHSNTRELLARLQIGHLEAKHRALDTLVEVMKEDEKTVLAVMGRSNIAALVQLLTATSPCIREKTVTAICSLAESGSCENWLVSEGVLPPLIRLVESGSTVGKEKATISLQRLSMSTETARAIVGHGGVRPLIEICRTGDSVSQAAAACTLKNISAVPEVRQDLAEEGIVKVMINLLDCGILLGSKEYAAECLQNLTASNDNLKRAVISEGGIRSLLVYLDGPLPQESAVGALRNLVSSVSMEMLVSHCFLPRLVHVLKSGSLGAQQAAASAICRVCTSADMKKLVGEAGCIPLLIKLLEAKSNSVREVSAQAISSLVSLSQNRREVKRDDKSVPNLVQLLDPSPQNTAKKYAVASLASLASSKKRKRLMISYGAIGYLKKLIEMDIPGAKKLLERLERRKLKGLFGKK is encoded by the coding sequence ATGGTGGAAGATAGAGGGAAAGAAGTTGTGGTTGATATTCAGTCAGTTGAAGACTGGTTATGTCATGCACAAGAGCTTGTTCCTGTAGCCGTTGACAAGGCCAGGGAGGTTAAGGGCTTTCCTGGTAGATGGAAGATGATAATTTCCAAGTTGGAGCAGATCCCATCGCGTTTATCGGACTTGTCAAGCCACCCTTGCTTCTCCAAGAACTCTCTTTGCAAGGAGCAATTGCAGGCTGTGTCAAAAACACTCAAAGAAGCAATTGAATTGGCAATCTTATGTATGGGTGAGAATTCTTGTGGTAAGCTTAGGACGCAGAGTGATCTTGATGCTTTATCTGGTAAACTGGATTTGAATTTACGAGATTGTGGACTTTTGATCAAGACTGGGGTGCTTGGCGAGGCTACTATGCCTTCAGCTGTGGCTGGCTCATCAACAGAACCTGAGGCTGCTATTCACAGCAATACAAGGGAATTGCTTGCCCGTCTTCAGATTGGGCACTTGGAGGCGAAGCATAGAGCTCTCGACACACTTGTTGAGGTCATGAAAGAGGATGAAAAGACTGTTTTGGCTGTTATGGGGCGGAGCAACATTGCTGCTTTAGTCCAGTTGTTAACAGCAACTTCTCCTTGCATTCGAGAAAAGACTGTTACTGCAATCTGCTCACTTGCAGAATCTGGAAGCTGTGAGAATTGGCTTGTTTCAGAGGGTGTTCTGCCACCTCTCATAAGGCTTGTTGAGTCAGGCAGCACTGTGGGCAAAGAGAAGGCTACAATTTCTCTCCAGAGATTGTCAATGTCAACAGAAACAGCCAGGGCAATTGTTGGGCATGGTGGTGTTCGACCACTGATTGAGATCTGTCGAACTGGTGATTCTGTTTCACAGGCTGCAGCTGCTTGCACGTTGAAGAATATCTCAGCTGTCCCTGAGGTTCGACAAGATCTAGCTGAAGAAGGGATCGTGAAGGTAATGATCAATCTCCTAGATTGCGGGATTTTATTGGGATCAAAAGAATATGCAGCAGAATGCTTGCAGAATCTCACTGCCAGCAATGACAATCTGAAAAGAGCTGTTATTTCAGAAGGCGGAATTCGAAGTCTATTGGTATATCTTGATGGTCCACTACCCCAAGAATCTGCAGTTGGGGCATTAAGGAATTTGGTTAGCTCAGTTTCTATGGAAATGCTGGTATCTCATTGTTTTCTACCCCGTTTGGTTCATGTGCTCAAGTCTGGATCACTGGGTGCCCAACAGGCTGCTGCATCTGCAATTTGCAGGGTTTGCACATCAGCAGATATGAAAAAATTGGTGGGTGAAGCTGGGTGCATCCCTCTTCTTATAAAATTGCTCGAGGCTAAATCAAACAGTGTTAGAGAGGTTTCTGCGCAAGCAATTTCGAGTTTGGTATCCCTTTCCCAGAACCGAAGAGAAGTTAAAAGGGATGATAAAAGTGTGCCAAATCTAGTGCAATTGCTCGATCCAAGTCCACAGAACACTGCAAAGAAATATGCTGTAGCGTCCCTTGCATCACTCGCTTCGAGTAAGAAACGTAAGAGGTTGATGATTTCGTATGGAGCGATTGGATATCTCAAGAAGCTTATTGAGATGGACATCCCGGGCGCTAAAAAGCTACTCGAGCGATTAGAAAGAAGgaaattaaaaggtttgttCGGTAAGAAATAG